The window GATGTCGCCTTCTACGGTGGTCTTGAGCTTGTCCGGTTGAGACGGGATTCCGCGCACCTCCAGTGCGCCTGCTAGGGTCCCGACCAGTCACCCGGCGACGGCGGCCACGATGTGGTCGAGGGTCGAGGGCACATCTTCCTCTGGCTCTAGACCATAGAATTCCTTAATGCGGCCGTGGACGCCGTATGGGACCGCCTCTTCGAAGTCCTCGATGTATGCATGGCGGAGCGGCGGCTTTAGCTGCTCGATGCGAACCTGTGTGGTGTGGATGAGTTCACTCACGTTTCATCTCCTTTATGTCAGGTGGGTGGATTGGCCCGACGCTGAGCGCCTTGTGGAGCGCTTCGGCCAACTTTCGTGGGATGGCGGCGCGGCGGGCGACCTCTTCTGGCGTGGCTTCGCGCAGCCGCTTGAGAGACCGGAAGGCCCTGAAAATCTGCTGCTTGCGTTTGGCGCCGATGCCTGGCACCTCGTCCAAGACGCTCCGGAGTGTCTGTTTTTTACCCAGGGTTGCGTGATAGGCCCGCGCGAACCTGTGGGCCTCATCGCGGATGCGCTGGAGGAGGAAGAGCGCGCCTGAGCTTCGGGAGAATAGCACCGGGTTTTTCCGCTCCGGCAGGTAGACCCTTTCAGAGGCCCAGCGGGCCGAGCCCTGCGGGCGGTCCGGCTCCTTGGCCAGGGCGGCCACGGCGAGGCTCCACACAAAGGTCCCTCATGGCCGCCAGAGCGATATTGAGCTGTCCCTTGCCGCCGTCCACAAGGAGAAGGTCCGGAAGGTCCCCATCCTCCAGGCCCCGGCGAAAACGACGGGCGAGAACCTCGGCCATCATGCCGTAGTCGTCGGGGCCCTCGACCGTCCGGATGCGGTACTTGCGGTAGCCCCGCTTGGCGGGCTTGCCCTCGACGAAGCGCACGATGCTTCCGGCGGCCAGGGTGCCGCCTAGGGCGGAGATGTCCACGCACTCGATGGTCGAGGGCGCGCGGCTCAGCCGGAGCTTGGAGGCCAACTCTTCCCGGACATCCTCCAGGGCCTCGCTCTCGTCGTCCCGTCGTCGGAAAGCCTGCTCGGCGTTCCGGCAGGCCAGGACCACAAGCTGGCGAGCTTCGCCTCGTTTAGGCGCCCGGAGCCGCACGGGACGGCCCCTGCGCTCCGAGAGCACCGCCTCCAGGGCCTCGGCCTCAGGAACCTCGATGGGCAAGAGCACCTCCTCCGGCAAGACCTCCTCGTTTAGGTAAAAGCGCGCCAGGAAGTCGGCCAGTACCGCCTCGTCGGGCAGGTGCATCCGGCCGAAGTGGTGCGCCTCGCCGCCTACGAGATTGCCGCCTCGGACCGTGAGCCGCTGGACGGTCAGCCGCTCACCCTCGCGGTAGAGGCCCAAGAGGTCCTGGTTACGCTTGAGCGCCTGCCGGGCCACCTTCTGGCGCTCTACGGTCCGCTCGATTGCCTGGAGCCGACGCCAGATGCGGCCCGCTTCCTCGAAGCGGAGCCCGTCGCTGGCCCGCCTCATCTCGGCGGTGAGCGTGCGGATGAGCTCGTCGCTTCGGCCCTCCAGGTGGAGAATCACCTGGCGGACCAGCCCGTCGTATTCCTCACGGGTCGTATAGCCCTCCACGCAGGGACCCACGCACTGCTTGATATCGTAATAGAGGCACGGTCGGCTGCGTCCGCGAAAGACGGTGTCAGAGCAGGAGCGTATGGGGAAGATCTTGAAGAGCTCCCGAACGGTGGAGCGGGTCTCAGCGGCCGAGGCGTAGGGGCCGAAATAGCGGGCGCCGTCGGTTGGCGGCCCATGGGGCAGGCGCACCACCTCGAGCCTCGGCCAGAGGTGCGCGGTGTCGAGCTTGAGGGAGACCAGGGTCTTGTCGTCCTTGAGGTCAACGTTGAACAGCGGCCTGTGCTCCTTGATGAGAACGTCCTCCAGCAGCACCGCCTCCTTTTCCGTGTCGGTCACCAGAACGTCGATGTCTTTCAGGCGGGCCAGAAGAAATGGAATCTGGTGGCGGGCGTCGGCCCCTGCCCGGAAGTAGCTTCTGACCCGGCTTCGTAAGTCCTTGGCCTTGCCCACGTAGAGGACCTCGCCCTTCCCTCCTTTGAAGAGGTAGACGCCAGAAGAGGCGGGGAGCTCCTCGATGATTGCCTCGAGGCGTTCCGATGAGGAGGTCTTCCTTGCGGTCGTCATGTGTCGAACCTTACCTGATCTGAAGCTCCATTCCCTCGAGCTCAAAGACGCGGTCTCGAAGCTCTGCGGCCCTCTCGAACTCGTAGGCCTCGGCCGCCCGTCGCATCTCCTTCTTTAGGTCGGCCACCAGCCGCGGCACCTCTTCGGGCGGCACGTCACCGAAAGGATCGTCGGCCGGCACGGTGACATAGTCGGCTTCGTAAACACTCTTGATGAGCTCGTGGATGTCTTTGACGATGGTTTCCGGCGTGATGCCGTGTTCGGCGTTGTAGGCGAGCTGCAGCTCGCGTCGGCGCCGGGTCTCATCCACGGCCCGACTCAGGCTCTTCGTCATGGTGTCGGCGTACATGATGACGGTGCCGTGGACGTTTCGGGCCGCCCGCCCGATAGTCTGAATGAGGCTCCTTGCGCTTCGCAGAAACCCTTCCTTATCAGCGTCCAGAATTGCCACGAGGGAGACCTCGGGAAGATCGAGCCCCTCCCGAAGCAGGTTGATGCCGATCAAGACGTCGAAGACCCCGAGCCTGAGGTCGCGGATGATCTCCGTTCGGGCCAGGGTGTGGATGTCGCTGTGGAGGTAACGTACCTTCACACCGAGGTCAGCGTAGTAGTTGGTGAGCTCTTCGGCCATGCGTTTGGTAAGGGTGGTGACCAGGCTCCGCTCGCCCCTCTCCACCCGCCGGGTAATCTCCTCCAATAGGTCGTCCACTTGGCCCCGGGCGGGCTTGACAACGACCTCGGGGTCCATGAGGCCCGTGGGCCGGATAATTTGCTCCACCACCACGCCCTGGCTGGCTCTAAGCTCGTAGTCGGCAGGTGTGGCCGAGACGTAAACGACCTGGCCGACCTTAGCGCTGAACTCCTCAAAGTTGAGAGGCCGGTTATCGAGTGCCGAAGGAAGACGGAAGCCGTACTCCACGAGGGTCTCTTTGCGGGAGCGGTCGCCGTGGTACATGCCTCCTAGCTGGGGGATGGTGGCGTGGCTCTCGTCTATGATGCAGAGGAAGTCTTCGGGGAAGTAATCAAGAAGGACGTGGGGCGGCTCGCCGGGCCCTCTGCCGTCGATGTGCATCGAGTAGTTCTCGATGCCCTGGCAGTGGCCGAGCTCGCGGAGCATCTCCAGGTCGAAGCGGGTCCGCTGCTCGATCCTCTGGGCCTCGAGGAGCTTATCCTGGGCACGAAGCTCGCCCAGGCGCTCCTCCAGCTCCCGCTCAATATCGCGGCTGGCCCGGGCCAG is drawn from Nitrospinota bacterium and contains these coding sequences:
- the uvrC gene encoding excinuclease ABC subunit UvrC, with the translated sequence MTTARKTSSSERLEAIIEELPASSGVYLFKGGKGEVLYVGKAKDLRSRVRSYFRAGADARHQIPFLLARLKDIDVLVTDTEKEAVLLEDVLIKEHRPLFNVDLKDDKTLVSLKLDTAHLWPRLEVVRLPHGPPTDGARYFGPYASAAETRSTVRELFKIFPIRSCSDTVFRGRSRPCLYYDIKQCVGPCVEGYTTREEYDGLVRQVILHLEGRSDELIRTLTAEMRRASDGLRFEEAGRIWRRLQAIERTVERQKVARQALKRNQDLLGLYREGERLTVQRLTVRGGNLVGGEAHHFGRMHLPDEAVLADFLARFYLNEEVLPEEVLLPIEVPEAEALEAVLSERRGRPVRLRAPKRGEARQLVVLACRNAEQAFRRRDDESEALEDVREELASKLRLSRAPSTIECVDISALGGTLAAGSIVRFVEGKPAKRGYRKYRIRTVEGPDDYGMMAEVLARRFRRGLEDGDLPDLLLVDGGKGQLNIALAAMRDLCVEPRRGRPGQGAGPPAGLGPLGL
- the uvrB gene encoding excinuclease ABC subunit UvrB, translated to MGPFKLVSDFTPKGDQPKAIEALADGLNQGLSHQVLLGVTGSGKTFTMANVIERWGRPTLVIAHNKTLAAQLYTEFRELFPDNAVEFFVSYYDYYQPEAYVPRTDTYIEKDASINDQIDKMRHSATRSLLERRDVVIVASVSCIYGIGSPADYRNMLILFEDQRELGRDALMERLVEIQYSRNDVDFHRGSFRVRGDVVDIFPAYEEDRAVRVEFFGDYVDAIYEIDPLRGEALGRRQKVRLYPGSHYVTSADNLARASRDIERELEERLGELRAQDKLLEAQRIEQRTRFDLEMLRELGHCQGIENYSMHIDGRGPGEPPHVLLDYFPEDFLCIIDESHATIPQLGGMYHGDRSRKETLVEYGFRLPSALDNRPLNFEEFSAKVGQVVYVSATPADYELRASQGVVVEQIIRPTGLMDPEVVVKPARGQVDDLLEEITRRVERGERSLVTTLTKRMAEELTNYYADLGVKVRYLHSDIHTLARTEIIRDLRLGVFDVLIGINLLREGLDLPEVSLVAILDADKEGFLRSARSLIQTIGRAARNVHGTVIMYADTMTKSLSRAVDETRRRRELQLAYNAEHGITPETIVKDIHELIKSVYEADYVTVPADDPFGDVPPEEVPRLVADLKKEMRRAAEAYEFERAAELRDRVFELEGMELQIR